One genomic window of Phycisphaerales bacterium includes the following:
- a CDS encoding glycosyltransferase, which produces MEQISDALVLVFDEGSTLVQLDRSGAFERHRALWTDIGRRHGRLILVTHDRGDEAVKAAELAKSLNATCVCDDRGTLAHEHQDRAAGTVAELLEGCTSAVVQAVGLMSAPTALAVVSTLHEAGIKAALLAEGADLWSRQSICEFGSTSRAALEAAYREQLACTSAHVVLAGCGPVADDLVWRFNLSAERVRTVPMPVLGDTCCVRAEQRDKSTILAFGPATKRARLNVIVDAIAFLRKTDWPDATLKILLDGPEAPALEKQAEELGVPLEIIPSPTAEQAAHSLRTCALMVYAATSETNPPAVFEALSVGTAVVLAVDPLCALQVVHGVSGLRMPPESEAIARAVGGLLMDAPWRDALGAAGREKAYSDHSSPVVAKAMAEAHAAALDIAERDGSSVSAALILAGAGLAELDPTDTAAAWSKAIADSLSGNDAHREACLSAIIAAVEDLRRRASRNPAA; this is translated from the coding sequence ATGGAGCAGATCTCGGACGCGTTGGTGCTGGTCTTCGATGAGGGCTCGACGCTCGTCCAGCTCGACCGGAGCGGGGCGTTCGAGCGACACCGCGCATTGTGGACCGACATCGGGCGTCGCCACGGTCGGCTGATCCTGGTGACCCACGACCGCGGAGATGAGGCCGTCAAGGCCGCCGAGCTCGCCAAGAGCCTCAACGCGACCTGCGTGTGCGACGACCGCGGCACGCTCGCCCACGAGCACCAGGACCGCGCCGCCGGCACGGTGGCCGAGCTGCTCGAGGGCTGTACTTCTGCCGTCGTGCAGGCGGTCGGTCTCATGTCGGCGCCCACGGCCCTGGCCGTGGTTTCGACGTTGCACGAGGCGGGCATCAAGGCGGCGCTGCTGGCCGAGGGCGCCGACCTGTGGAGCCGCCAGTCGATCTGTGAGTTCGGTTCGACGTCCCGGGCCGCGCTCGAAGCAGCGTATCGCGAGCAGCTCGCATGTACGTCGGCGCACGTCGTGCTCGCCGGCTGCGGGCCGGTGGCCGACGACCTGGTGTGGCGGTTCAATTTGTCGGCCGAGCGCGTGCGCACCGTGCCCATGCCCGTGCTGGGTGACACCTGCTGCGTTCGGGCCGAGCAGCGCGACAAGAGCACGATCCTGGCATTCGGCCCGGCGACCAAGCGCGCCCGGCTGAACGTCATCGTCGACGCCATCGCCTTCTTGCGCAAGACGGACTGGCCCGACGCGACGCTGAAGATCCTCTTGGACGGCCCCGAGGCCCCGGCACTCGAGAAGCAGGCCGAAGAGCTCGGCGTGCCGCTCGAGATCATCCCGAGCCCGACGGCCGAGCAGGCCGCCCACTCGCTGCGCACGTGCGCCCTGATGGTGTATGCCGCGACGAGCGAGACCAACCCGCCTGCGGTGTTCGAGGCGCTCTCGGTGGGCACCGCTGTCGTGCTTGCGGTCGACCCCTTGTGCGCGCTGCAGGTGGTCCACGGCGTGTCGGGCCTACGGATGCCCCCCGAGTCCGAGGCGATCGCCCGGGCCGTCGGCGGACTGCTCATGGACGCCCCCTGGCGCGACGCGCTGGGCGCTGCCGGCCGCGAGAAGGCCTATTCAGACCACTCCAGCCCGGTCGTGGCCAAGGCCATGGCCGAGGCCCATGCCGCGGCGCTGGACATCGCCGAGCGCGACGGCTCGTCGGTCAGCGCGGCACTCATCCTCGCCGGGGCCGGGCTAGCCGAACTCGACCCCACCGACACCGCGGCCGCGTGGTCGAAGGCGATCGCCGACTCCCTGAGCGGCAACGACGCTCATCGCGAGGCGTGCCTTTCCGCGATCATCGCGGCCGTTGAGGATCTGCGGCGACGGGCGAGCCGGAATCCGGCGGCCTGA
- a CDS encoding PilZ domain-containing protein, with translation MDTHADSLDRRRFRRTSVNRAGKVFVRRALRYLPVRALDVSLGGLLIEVKSDRPLMVGEPLDVIIGDGSQAVIDGDDVIEARIAHVEVDEDGSQRIGLAFAHEGAMAAVAA, from the coding sequence ATGGACACGCACGCAGATAGCCTCGATCGCCGTCGATTTCGCCGCACGAGCGTCAACCGGGCGGGCAAGGTGTTCGTCCGCCGCGCCCTGCGGTACCTGCCGGTACGAGCGTTGGACGTCTCGCTTGGCGGGCTCTTGATCGAGGTCAAGAGCGACCGGCCGCTCATGGTCGGCGAGCCGCTGGACGTCATCATCGGCGATGGCAGCCAGGCGGTCATCGACGGCGACGACGTGATCGAGGCGCGGATCGCCCACGTGGAAGTCGACGAAGACGGATCGCAGCGGATCGGCCTGGCGTTCGCGCACGAGGGCGCCATGGCCGCCGTTGCGGCCTAA
- a CDS encoding CPBP family intramembrane glutamic endopeptidase, translating to MALNNSRRWAISPRLGLAACGVACLLAADASFGQVQSAPPLGEGVKALTTSDWLAIIIRVAAPLVLVILFLADFIRPGSFQRAGKRDVVAYQWPVWLFGAFVVVSAQIFGAQAFGQISGVWEWLAAKGGPVQPLSESETRDAALTQLGSVIFGAFAGGVMVFLLNKREHDEGMRFGAGDIPLGLLAVVIAFPVVAAAGELSRMAFTYATGEEQSTIAHATLEMIRQNSQDPWTWVIIFTAILGAAIIEELIFRAFVQTALLRMLGSTWLAVIITSAVFALVHTSGDAVPWHAVPALFVLGLAIGVAYERFKGLGVPIAMHAGFNAINIALVLWMADPTPPPTQYDEQGVPITQTEDGLQPGQQPSQQPGQQPGPHGEFQDPATAPPPSGRPGGQP from the coding sequence GTGGCTCTGAACAACTCCAGGAGATGGGCGATCTCGCCCCGGCTCGGGCTGGCGGCATGCGGTGTGGCATGCCTGCTGGCCGCCGACGCGAGCTTCGGCCAGGTCCAGAGCGCCCCGCCCCTCGGCGAGGGCGTCAAGGCGCTGACGACGAGCGACTGGCTTGCGATCATCATCCGCGTGGCGGCCCCGCTGGTATTGGTCATCCTGTTCCTGGCCGACTTCATCCGCCCCGGCTCGTTCCAGCGGGCGGGCAAGCGCGACGTCGTGGCCTACCAGTGGCCCGTGTGGCTCTTCGGCGCGTTCGTCGTCGTCTCCGCCCAGATCTTCGGGGCCCAGGCCTTCGGCCAGATCTCGGGCGTGTGGGAGTGGCTGGCGGCCAAGGGCGGCCCGGTCCAGCCGTTGAGCGAGAGCGAGACGCGAGACGCGGCCCTGACGCAGCTTGGCTCGGTCATCTTCGGCGCCTTCGCGGGCGGCGTGATGGTCTTCCTGCTGAACAAGCGCGAGCACGACGAGGGCATGCGATTCGGTGCGGGCGACATCCCGCTCGGGCTCTTGGCCGTGGTCATCGCCTTCCCGGTGGTCGCGGCGGCGGGCGAGCTCTCGCGGATGGCGTTCACCTACGCCACGGGCGAGGAGCAGAGCACCATCGCCCACGCCACGCTCGAGATGATCCGCCAGAACTCGCAGGACCCGTGGACGTGGGTGATCATCTTCACGGCCATCCTGGGGGCGGCGATCATCGAGGAGCTGATCTTCCGGGCCTTCGTGCAGACCGCGCTGCTGCGGATGCTGGGCTCGACGTGGCTGGCCGTGATCATCACCAGCGCCGTGTTCGCCCTGGTGCACACGTCGGGCGATGCCGTGCCGTGGCACGCGGTGCCGGCGTTGTTCGTGCTTGGGCTGGCCATCGGCGTGGCCTACGAGCGGTTCAAGGGCCTGGGCGTGCCCATCGCGATGCACGCGGGCTTCAACGCCATCAACATCGCGCTCGTGCTGTGGATGGCCGACCCCACGCCCCCGCCCACGCAGTACGACGAGCAGGGCGTGCCCATCACCCAGACCGAGGATGGTCTGCAGCCGGGCCAGCAGCCGAGCCAGCAACCGGGCCAGCAGCCAGGCCCGCACGGCGAGTTCCAGGACCCCGCGACCGCGCCGCCGCCGTCGGGCCGCCCGGGAGGCCAGCCCTAG
- the bamA gene encoding outer membrane protein assembly factor BamA: MAAGAAHAQAPTADQEPLEQVTGPLAQFADRRVAAVVLRRPTETGAFAPLDPTLETMASQQIRTAPGSALDPQMLLRDRRTLDRLGRFRRIVVEAVPQDDGSVVVVFTLDPQPLIYVVQPVGNRALSDQKISALTEVLVLNPVDPVLIQNVARDIERAYAIEGYTEAQVTPDLSEVDETGQLFLRVREGSRLRVTGVRFEGNEVFSNRQLRSQVDLETYAPVLSRGRFDEAQAEEDVQSLIRFYRDRGYIDVRAGWQRIDSPNNREVIVVYHVAEGERYTVRDVIVEYVDEQFDEDFVPRLSPEQVRGLMSIKTGDVYNASLIRRGVEDVYAALTRMGYTTSVVQTEDLTDAEDNLVDLRVRISQGPASKVGLINVIGNSITQLRVVMRFIELEPDTPADIHERVLVEDSAGLRTQQNLQRSQFFGPIGRPDVQVVLQDPAGPSNHRDVLISLQEARTANFQIGAAVSSDSGLIGQISISEGNFDIADWPESFDEFIGRRAFRGGGQRASISVEPGNISERYQVAFGEPRLFEGDYSLDTSAYYRSFEFDDFDEARLGGTLSLGRAFGTRWRAGLSTRFEQVRVRDIEPDRPVDLFDSEGESLLDVLGLTFSRSSFDRPFLPTRGSALRTSIEQAGLLTDDWDFTRLRASGIVYVPLQEDFLGRATVANFSSRIGYIPDSPSDVPVFERLNSGGSNFRGFGVRGIGPVGIRNDTGMLGDDQVGGTWEFFVGAEIQQPIFNDNFRLVFFTDMGTVTNRPGFDNWRVSVGTGLRLTVPALTPVPLAFDFGFPIVKEPTDDTRIFNFTVEVPF, from the coding sequence GTGGCCGCCGGCGCTGCGCACGCCCAGGCCCCAACGGCCGACCAGGAGCCGCTCGAGCAGGTCACCGGCCCGCTGGCCCAGTTTGCCGACCGCCGGGTGGCGGCGGTGGTGCTCCGCCGGCCGACCGAGACGGGCGCCTTCGCGCCGCTCGACCCCACCCTCGAGACCATGGCCAGCCAGCAGATCCGCACGGCTCCGGGCTCGGCCCTCGACCCGCAGATGCTCTTGCGCGATCGGCGGACGCTCGACCGGCTGGGGCGTTTTCGGCGGATCGTCGTCGAGGCGGTTCCACAGGACGACGGCTCGGTGGTCGTGGTGTTCACGCTCGATCCACAGCCACTGATCTACGTCGTGCAACCCGTCGGCAATCGGGCGCTCAGCGACCAGAAGATCTCGGCCCTGACCGAGGTGCTGGTGCTCAACCCGGTCGACCCTGTGCTGATCCAGAACGTGGCGCGCGACATCGAGCGTGCGTATGCCATCGAGGGATACACCGAAGCCCAAGTGACGCCCGACCTCTCGGAGGTCGACGAAACGGGCCAGCTCTTCCTCCGCGTGCGCGAGGGCAGCCGCCTGCGCGTGACGGGCGTGCGCTTCGAGGGCAACGAGGTCTTCAGCAACCGGCAGCTCCGCTCGCAGGTCGATCTCGAGACGTATGCGCCCGTGCTGAGCAGGGGTCGCTTCGACGAGGCTCAGGCCGAAGAAGACGTCCAGTCGCTCATCCGGTTCTACCGCGATCGCGGCTACATCGACGTGCGTGCCGGCTGGCAGCGCATCGACTCGCCGAACAACCGTGAGGTCATCGTGGTGTACCACGTGGCCGAGGGCGAGCGATACACCGTGCGTGACGTGATCGTCGAGTACGTCGACGAACAGTTCGACGAAGACTTCGTGCCGCGCCTGAGCCCCGAGCAGGTCCGCGGGCTCATGTCGATCAAGACCGGCGACGTCTACAACGCTTCGCTCATCCGCCGGGGCGTCGAGGACGTCTATGCCGCCCTGACGCGGATGGGCTACACGACGTCCGTCGTCCAGACCGAGGATCTGACCGACGCCGAGGACAACCTGGTCGACCTGCGTGTCCGCATCAGCCAGGGCCCGGCCAGCAAGGTGGGCCTGATCAACGTCATCGGCAACTCCATCACGCAGCTGCGCGTCGTGATGCGGTTCATCGAGCTCGAACCCGATACGCCCGCGGACATCCACGAGCGCGTGCTGGTCGAAGATTCGGCGGGCCTGCGCACGCAGCAGAACCTCCAGCGATCGCAGTTCTTCGGCCCCATCGGCCGGCCCGACGTGCAGGTGGTCTTGCAGGATCCCGCCGGGCCGAGCAACCACCGGGACGTCCTGATCAGCCTCCAGGAGGCGCGGACGGCCAACTTCCAGATCGGGGCGGCCGTCAGCAGCGACTCGGGCCTCATCGGGCAGATCTCGATCAGCGAGGGCAACTTCGACATCGCCGACTGGCCCGAGAGCTTCGACGAGTTCATCGGCCGGCGGGCGTTCCGCGGCGGCGGGCAGCGCGCCTCGATCAGCGTCGAGCCGGGCAACATCAGCGAGCGATACCAGGTGGCCTTCGGCGAGCCACGGCTGTTCGAGGGCGACTACAGCCTGGACACTTCCGCGTACTACCGCTCGTTCGAGTTCGACGACTTCGACGAGGCGCGCCTGGGCGGCACGCTGTCGCTCGGGCGCGCGTTCGGCACGCGGTGGCGTGCCGGCCTCTCGACGCGGTTCGAGCAGGTGCGCGTGCGCGACATCGAGCCCGACCGCCCGGTCGACCTCTTCGACAGCGAGGGCGAGAGCCTGCTGGACGTGCTGGGCCTGACGTTCTCGCGATCGAGCTTCGATCGTCCGTTCCTGCCCACGCGCGGGTCGGCCTTACGCACGAGCATCGAGCAGGCGGGCCTGCTGACCGACGACTGGGACTTCACGCGGCTGCGGGCCAGCGGCATCGTGTACGTCCCCCTCCAAGAGGACTTCCTGGGCCGCGCGACGGTCGCCAACTTCTCGTCCCGAATCGGCTACATCCCGGACTCGCCGAGCGACGTACCCGTGTTCGAGCGGCTCAACTCGGGCGGTTCGAACTTTCGCGGCTTCGGCGTCCGCGGCATCGGCCCGGTCGGCATCCGCAACGACACGGGCATGCTGGGCGACGACCAGGTCGGCGGCACGTGGGAGTTCTTCGTGGGCGCCGAGATCCAGCAGCCGATCTTCAACGACAACTTTCGCCTGGTCTTTTTCACCGACATGGGCACCGTGACCAACAGGCCGGGATTCGACAACTGGCGGGTGTCGGTGGGTACGGGCCTGCGGCTGACCGTTCCCGCGCTGACCCCGGTGCCGCTGGCGTTCGACTTTGGTTTCCCCATCGTCAAGGAACCAACGGACGACACGCGGATCTTCAACTTTACCGTTGAGGTGCCGTTTTAG
- a CDS encoding aldo/keto reductase, whose translation MPLTDYITLGRSGLRVSPFCLGTMTFGKEWGWGSDVETSNEVIRTFLDAGGNFLDTANMYTKGHSEVVIGDYFDSGPGKGNRDRVVIATKFLGNMYPGDPNGGGASRKTIYESCEQSLRRLKTDYIDLYWMHFHDKHTPLDETMRALDDLVRSGKVRYIGFSDTPAWRVVQAQYEAIFRGWNPLIALQIEYSLLERTVEHDLMPMAREMGLGVTPWSPIKGGILSGKYTRENTPKEGEGRYDKDSKHLSERTFKIIDALIEIGDAHDVSAAQVAFKWVQDRDGVASTIIGARKLDQLKDNMAAIDLELSGDETRRLDELSEPDPIFPHSFLAGIQNAIQGGTTVNGVESETPKMAPQNDDERW comes from the coding sequence ATGCCACTGACCGACTACATCACCCTCGGCCGAAGCGGACTCCGCGTCAGCCCCTTCTGCCTGGGCACCATGACCTTCGGCAAGGAGTGGGGCTGGGGCAGCGACGTCGAGACGTCCAACGAGGTCATCCGGACGTTCCTCGACGCCGGGGGCAACTTCCTCGATACCGCCAACATGTACACCAAGGGCCACAGCGAGGTCGTCATCGGCGACTACTTCGACAGCGGGCCGGGCAAGGGCAACCGCGATCGCGTGGTCATCGCCACCAAGTTCCTGGGCAACATGTACCCGGGCGACCCAAACGGTGGCGGGGCGTCGCGCAAGACCATCTACGAGAGCTGCGAGCAGAGCCTCCGCCGGCTCAAGACCGACTACATCGACCTGTACTGGATGCACTTCCACGACAAGCACACGCCCCTCGACGAGACGATGCGGGCGCTCGATGACCTGGTCAGGTCGGGCAAGGTCCGCTACATCGGCTTCAGCGACACGCCCGCATGGCGCGTCGTGCAGGCCCAGTACGAGGCCATCTTCCGCGGCTGGAATCCGCTGATTGCATTGCAGATCGAGTACTCGCTGCTGGAGCGCACGGTCGAGCATGATCTGATGCCGATGGCACGCGAGATGGGCCTGGGCGTCACGCCCTGGAGCCCGATCAAGGGCGGCATCCTCAGCGGCAAGTACACGCGGGAGAATACGCCCAAGGAGGGCGAGGGCCGCTACGACAAGGACAGCAAGCACCTGAGCGAGCGGACGTTCAAGATCATCGACGCGCTGATCGAGATCGGCGACGCGCACGACGTCAGCGCGGCGCAGGTCGCCTTCAAGTGGGTGCAGGATCGCGACGGCGTGGCCTCCACCATCATCGGCGCGCGGAAGCTCGATCAACTCAAGGACAACATGGCCGCCATCGACCTGGAGCTCTCGGGCGACGAGACCAGGCGGCTCGATGAGCTGAGCGAGCCCGACCCCATCTTCCCCCACTCGTTCCTGGCGGGCATCCAAAACGCCATCCAGGGCGGCACGACCGTCAACGGCGTCGAGAGCGAGACACCCAAGATGGCCCCGCAGAACGACGACGAGCGCTGGTAG
- a CDS encoding dihydroorotase: protein MPPAVSRVRIDNATCVLPGGTRRASVLLGGGRILDVDPAPSAHADEVIDAGGLHLIPGVIDSHVHFREPGLTHKENLHTATLACAKGGVTTFIEMPNTVPPATTQEAIDHKLELAAGRCIVNYGFYIAASTDNLEELKNAQRVAGIKIFIGSSTGNLYVHDQDALEAIFATTALPICAHCEDEPTVQANAAKLDGGTTVHDHSKIRDHAAAKICTARAIDLALRHEHRFHVLHVSTADEVPLIAETRKTHPGIVSGEACPHHLWFTVDDYDRLGTRIQMNPAVKTKADIEALWKALHDGVLEMVVTDHAPHTLEEKKQPYPKSPSGMPAVENSLAVMLTAMHDGRCTLEQIVRWMCEKPAETWRIVNKGSITPGYDADLALLDLDKAHVVKDDEQLTKCRWSPWHGQTLKGQVVRTIVGGRTVFDQGKIDPMHRGTPARYAYETA, encoded by the coding sequence ATGCCCCCAGCCGTATCCCGAGTCCGCATCGACAACGCCACCTGCGTCTTGCCGGGCGGTACTCGCCGGGCGTCGGTGCTGCTGGGCGGTGGACGCATCCTGGACGTCGACCCGGCCCCCAGCGCCCACGCCGACGAGGTCATCGACGCCGGCGGCCTGCACCTGATCCCCGGCGTCATCGACAGCCACGTGCACTTCCGCGAGCCCGGCCTGACGCACAAGGAGAACCTGCACACGGCGACGCTCGCGTGCGCCAAGGGCGGGGTGACGACCTTCATCGAGATGCCCAACACCGTGCCGCCGGCGACGACGCAGGAGGCCATCGACCATAAGTTAGAGCTCGCCGCCGGTCGGTGCATCGTCAACTACGGCTTCTACATCGCCGCCAGCACCGACAACCTCGAAGAACTCAAGAACGCCCAGCGCGTCGCGGGCATCAAGATCTTCATCGGCTCGAGTACGGGCAACCTGTACGTGCACGACCAGGACGCGCTGGAGGCCATCTTCGCTACAACGGCGCTGCCCATCTGCGCCCATTGCGAGGACGAGCCCACCGTGCAGGCCAACGCGGCGAAGCTCGATGGCGGCACCACCGTGCACGATCACTCCAAGATCCGCGACCACGCCGCGGCGAAGATCTGCACGGCCCGCGCCATCGATCTGGCACTTCGTCACGAGCACCGCTTCCACGTGCTGCACGTCTCGACCGCCGACGAGGTGCCGCTGATCGCCGAAACGCGCAAGACCCATCCGGGCATCGTCTCGGGCGAGGCCTGCCCGCACCACCTCTGGTTCACCGTCGACGATTACGACCGCCTGGGCACGCGCATCCAGATGAACCCGGCCGTGAAGACGAAGGCCGACATCGAGGCCCTCTGGAAGGCGCTGCACGACGGCGTGCTCGAGATGGTCGTGACCGACCACGCGCCCCACACGCTCGAGGAGAAGAAGCAGCCCTACCCCAAGAGCCCCAGCGGCATGCCCGCCGTCGAGAACTCGCTCGCCGTGATGCTGACCGCCATGCACGACGGCAGGTGCACGCTCGAGCAGATCGTGCGATGGATGTGCGAAAAACCCGCCGAGACCTGGCGCATCGTGAACAAGGGCTCGATCACCCCGGGCTATGACGCCGACCTGGCGCTTCTCGACCTCGACAAGGCCCACGTGGTCAAGGACGACGAGCAGCTCACCAAGTGCCGCTGGAGCCCCTGGCACGGCCAGACGCTCAAGGGACAGGTCGTCCGCACGATCGTGGGCGGGCGGACGGTGTTCGACCAGGGAAAGATCGACCCGATGCACCGGGGCACGCCCGCGCGGTACGCGTACGAGACCGCGTAA
- the map gene encoding type I methionyl aminopeptidase — MAPTTRRRSAQPPITDAQIELAAQAARCVVQTHEAIVGFLQHGQTLAEIDRFVGETLASMGAKSCFKGYRAGRHPPFPAHACLSVNETVVHGHPGSHQAPLEEGDVLKVDIGVSKHGWIGDAAYTYSFGEPDATTRKLMDCGKEALRLGIEAMQPGAELIEWARAIQHHVEKVCKFHMVRGLGGHGYGRTLHAPPFISNTVPVVAAMEWREAHHQFTPGMLLAVEPMIAVGTGKITQHGNAWPLDIADGSQSVHYEADVLITEDGPRNLTAGLEQLPDVVSK, encoded by the coding sequence ATGGCACCCACGACGCGGCGCAGGAGCGCCCAGCCGCCCATCACGGACGCACAGATCGAGCTGGCCGCACAGGCCGCCCGTTGCGTCGTGCAGACCCACGAGGCCATCGTCGGCTTCCTGCAACACGGCCAGACGCTGGCCGAGATCGACCGCTTCGTGGGCGAGACCCTCGCCAGCATGGGCGCCAAGAGCTGCTTCAAAGGCTACCGCGCCGGCCGCCACCCGCCCTTTCCCGCCCACGCGTGCCTGAGCGTGAACGAAACCGTCGTCCACGGCCACCCGGGCAGCCACCAGGCTCCGCTGGAGGAGGGCGACGTCCTCAAGGTCGATATCGGTGTCAGCAAGCACGGCTGGATCGGCGACGCCGCGTACACCTACAGCTTCGGCGAGCCCGACGCGACGACACGCAAGCTGATGGACTGCGGCAAGGAGGCCCTGCGACTAGGCATCGAGGCCATGCAGCCCGGCGCCGAACTCATCGAGTGGGCCCGGGCCATCCAGCACCACGTCGAGAAAGTATGTAAGTTCCACATGGTGCGGGGGTTGGGCGGCCACGGCTACGGCCGCACGCTGCACGCGCCGCCGTTCATTTCCAACACGGTGCCCGTCGTTGCGGCGATGGAATGGCGCGAGGCCCACCACCAGTTCACGCCCGGCATGCTGCTGGCCGTCGAGCCCATGATCGCCGTCGGCACCGGCAAGATCACCCAGCACGGCAACGCCTGGCCGCTGGACATCGCCGACGGAAGCCAGAGCGTGCACTACGAGGCCGACGTCCTGATCACCGAGGACGGCCCCAGGAACCTCACGGCCGGGCTCGAGCAACTGCCCGACGTCGTTTCAAAGTAA
- the elbB gene encoding isoprenoid biosynthesis glyoxalase ElbB, with amino-acid sequence MAKIGVILSGCGVFDGSEIHEAVAVLHAIDRHGSQAVCLAPEMELDEINHLNQQPTGKKRSVLMEAARIARGDVTPLAKVKGGDFDAIVLPGGFGAAKNLCDFASKGAECSAHPEVTRVLTEAQRAGRPLGFACISPAVAARIFGADLGPNLTIGTDKGTADGLEAMGATHQDCEGEGIVFDNRHRIVSTPAYMCDQSIGAVFTGIGAMVDKVMEMVEQPAAV; translated from the coding sequence ATGGCGAAGATCGGGGTGATTCTCAGCGGGTGCGGCGTGTTCGATGGCTCGGAGATCCACGAAGCGGTCGCCGTGCTTCACGCGATCGATCGCCATGGGTCGCAGGCCGTGTGCCTGGCGCCAGAGATGGAACTCGACGAGATCAACCACCTGAACCAGCAGCCCACCGGCAAGAAGCGCAGCGTGCTGATGGAAGCCGCTCGCATCGCCCGCGGCGACGTCACCCCGCTGGCCAAGGTCAAGGGCGGCGACTTCGACGCCATCGTGCTGCCCGGCGGATTCGGCGCGGCTAAGAACCTGTGCGATTTCGCCAGCAAGGGCGCCGAGTGTTCGGCCCACCCCGAGGTCACGCGCGTGCTTACCGAGGCCCAGCGGGCCGGCCGGCCGCTCGGCTTTGCCTGCATCTCGCCCGCCGTTGCCGCCCGCATCTTCGGGGCCGACCTGGGGCCAAACCTCACCATCGGCACCGACAAGGGCACGGCAGACGGGCTCGAGGCCATGGGCGCAACCCACCAAGACTGCGAAGGCGAGGGCATCGTCTTCGACAATCGCCATCGCATCGTCTCCACGCCCGCCTACATGTGCGACCAGTCGATCGGCGCCGTATTCACGGGCATCGGGGCGATGGTGGACAAGGTGATGGAGATGGTCGAGCAGCCGGCGGCGGTGTAG
- a CDS encoding macro domain-containing protein, whose protein sequence is MPPVIEAILDDITTLRVDAIVNAANEMLAPGGGVCGAIHKAAGPRLEDACLELPEVRPGVRCEPGSAIVTRAFELPARCVIHTVGPVWVNGRSGEDDTLARCYRSCLELCRKGKIGSIAFPAISTGVYGFPSEYAAIIAVRTIAAAITPTDDEPDPFPKLASITLCAFDDQTLALYRQQLAAAELPQDGARGDPNGKHDAAPAG, encoded by the coding sequence ATGCCGCCGGTGATCGAGGCCATCTTGGACGACATCACGACGCTCCGCGTTGACGCGATCGTCAACGCGGCCAACGAGATGCTGGCGCCCGGCGGGGGCGTGTGCGGTGCGATCCACAAGGCTGCCGGCCCGAGGCTCGAGGACGCCTGCCTCGAGCTGCCCGAGGTCCGCCCCGGCGTGCGGTGCGAGCCGGGCTCGGCCATCGTGACCAGGGCCTTCGAGCTGCCTGCACGCTGCGTCATCCACACCGTGGGCCCGGTCTGGGTCAACGGCCGCAGCGGCGAGGACGACACGCTGGCTCGGTGCTATCGGTCGTGCCTGGAGCTCTGCCGCAAGGGCAAGATCGGCTCGATCGCCTTCCCGGCCATCTCGACGGGCGTGTATGGATTCCCCTCTGAGTACGCTGCGATCATCGCCGTGCGGACGATCGCAGCGGCCATCACGCCCACCGACGACGAGCCCGACCCCTTCCCGAAGCTCGCCTCGATCACGCTGTGCGCCTTCGACGACCAGACCCTGGCGCTGTACCGCCAGCAGCTCGCCGCGGCGGAGTTGCCTCAAGACGGGGCCCGGGGTGATCCGAATGGGAAGCATGACGCGGCCCCTGCTGGTTGA
- a CDS encoding TylF/MycF/NovP-related O-methyltransferase, which yields MTVQATSLDQPVQPRIVDADGAFTRRYERGLALTGMQDNAWRRPRFYHLAQMFALTRGVPGATAEAGVYRGLASYVLCEMRRAEDPGFDGVGHFAIDSFEGLSEPTEADEHPGYAGRFADTSLEIAQKSLADFPGATLVKGWIPEAFDELPEQTYRFVHVDVDLHDPTMDSLAYFYPRLSAGGVLVIDDYGPWPNGDFPGCKLAVDAFAAGHGLSIAVLDTGNAVLVKR from the coding sequence ATGACCGTCCAAGCGACGAGCCTCGACCAGCCGGTGCAGCCTCGCATCGTGGACGCCGACGGGGCTTTCACGCGGCGGTACGAGCGTGGCCTGGCGCTGACGGGCATGCAAGACAATGCCTGGCGGCGGCCGCGCTTCTACCACCTCGCCCAGATGTTCGCCCTGACGCGAGGCGTGCCGGGCGCGACCGCGGAAGCCGGCGTGTATCGCGGGCTCGCGTCGTACGTGCTGTGCGAGATGAGGCGGGCCGAAGATCCGGGCTTCGATGGCGTGGGCCACTTTGCGATCGACTCATTCGAAGGACTGAGCGAACCAACCGAGGCCGACGAGCATCCCGGGTACGCCGGCCGATTCGCCGATACGTCCCTGGAGATTGCGCAGAAGTCGCTCGCGGACTTTCCGGGCGCGACGCTCGTCAAGGGCTGGATACCCGAGGCGTTCGACGAACTGCCCGAGCAGACGTACCGCTTCGTGCACGTCGACGTCGACCTGCACGACCCCACGATGGACTCGCTGGCCTACTTCTACCCGCGGCTGTCTGCCGGTGGCGTGCTCGTGATCGACGACTACGGACCCTGGCCCAACGGAGACTTTCCGGGCTGCAAGCTCGCCGTCGATGCGTTCGCGGCAGGGCATGGCTTGTCCATTGCGGTGCTGGACACGGGCAACGCCGTGCTCGTCAAGCGCTAG